One Hyphomicrobium album genomic window carries:
- a CDS encoding TonB-dependent siderophore receptor, whose product MYQLRILVVVACSVFLPFSPAVLAQTAGETPAAPTPALAPENSQLPPLVVEGDQAKKKAKKQSAKKSPVAAAPVASPQPAPPQKMPSDGSGETAYGPVDGLVATRTATGTKTDTPLIEIPQAISVVTRQQMDDRNVQNLNEALRYTAGVQAGDTADTTTESFSIRGFTTPYLSVYRDGLREMFRGFDSVTEPYGLERIEVLKGPASVLYGQGMPGGIVNLVTKRPTDIDLREVQFQAGSFDRYQAAFDFSGRASNTDNVLYRLTFLGRDSDTQVDYVPDDRVYLAPSLTFRSDSRDTTLTLLSSFQRDDTSFLDGLPAMGTVLFNPNGKIPVSRFTGEPAWSDFERTSYTAGYIFDTQVTDAFSLHQIARFASSSYDRHQIQNRGLQADQQTIARRARLGFQESERFAVDSRAQYKFDAGFMKHDVIAGIDYSKAYFKTNMYQGAIDGLNIFNPVYGAPVTTPDLLFDDQETADQTGLYVQDQMKLWNSLNIVGGVRKDWASDRLRDKIGDTATEQKDDAVTYRLGAIYDTPMGLAPYVSYAESFTPVSGTDRLGSLFQPETGVQYEAGLKYQPVGSRTSITFAAFDLTRSNVLTPDPVDIDFLIQTGEIRTKGIEVEGLGNLTEEITFIATYTYNDAEVTKSNDVDLGKRPTTVPAHMASFWGNYEFKNGPFDGLSFGAGVRYVGDTPGDMLNTFYVPSYTLWDTAIRYEFQDMLFAINANNVFDEEFVSVCYSEGSCYYGNRRSVIGSVTYKW is encoded by the coding sequence ATGTATCAGTTGCGTATTCTCGTTGTCGTTGCGTGCTCCGTCTTCCTTCCATTCAGTCCTGCCGTCCTAGCACAGACAGCCGGCGAGACCCCGGCTGCGCCGACACCAGCTCTGGCGCCCGAAAACAGTCAGTTACCGCCGCTTGTCGTTGAGGGTGATCAGGCGAAGAAGAAAGCCAAAAAGCAATCTGCCAAAAAGAGCCCCGTGGCTGCGGCGCCTGTCGCAAGCCCGCAACCTGCGCCGCCTCAGAAAATGCCCTCCGATGGCTCTGGCGAAACGGCGTACGGCCCCGTTGATGGGCTCGTTGCGACGCGCACCGCGACAGGTACCAAGACCGACACTCCCCTCATCGAAATCCCGCAGGCGATTTCCGTCGTCACGCGCCAGCAGATGGACGACCGCAACGTTCAGAATCTCAACGAAGCGCTGCGGTACACCGCTGGTGTTCAAGCTGGCGATACGGCCGATACGACGACAGAGTCGTTTTCTATTCGCGGGTTCACAACGCCTTATCTGTCGGTCTATCGGGACGGATTGCGCGAAATGTTTCGCGGCTTCGATAGCGTCACCGAGCCGTATGGTCTGGAAAGGATAGAGGTCCTGAAAGGTCCGGCGTCAGTACTCTACGGGCAGGGGATGCCCGGAGGCATCGTCAATCTAGTTACTAAGAGACCGACCGACATTGATCTGCGCGAAGTACAGTTCCAAGCAGGATCGTTCGACCGGTACCAAGCCGCGTTCGATTTTAGCGGTCGTGCCTCCAACACGGACAATGTCCTCTATCGACTGACCTTCCTTGGACGTGACAGCGATACTCAGGTCGACTACGTGCCCGATGATCGTGTGTATCTTGCGCCATCGCTGACGTTCCGGTCCGACTCGAGGGACACGACGCTAACGCTTCTCTCGAGCTTCCAGCGCGACGATACATCGTTTCTCGATGGCCTACCCGCCATGGGAACAGTGCTGTTCAACCCAAACGGCAAGATTCCAGTCAGTCGGTTTACCGGCGAGCCAGCCTGGTCGGATTTCGAGCGGACGAGTTACACGGCCGGCTACATCTTCGACACTCAGGTTACAGACGCCTTCAGCCTTCATCAGATCGCGCGCTTCGCCTCTTCTAGCTACGACCGGCATCAGATTCAAAACCGCGGTCTGCAAGCCGACCAGCAAACGATAGCGAGACGCGCAAGGTTGGGATTCCAAGAGTCCGAGCGCTTCGCCGTCGACTCTCGTGCCCAGTATAAGTTCGATGCCGGATTCATGAAGCACGACGTCATCGCCGGCATTGATTACTCGAAGGCGTACTTCAAGACGAACATGTACCAGGGTGCCATCGACGGGTTGAACATCTTCAATCCAGTCTACGGCGCACCCGTCACCACACCCGACCTGCTATTTGACGATCAAGAGACGGCGGATCAGACGGGCCTCTATGTCCAGGATCAGATGAAGCTGTGGAACAGCCTCAACATTGTTGGAGGCGTGCGCAAAGACTGGGCGAGTGACAGGCTGAGGGACAAGATCGGCGACACGGCGACCGAGCAGAAGGACGATGCCGTCACCTACCGTCTTGGAGCGATCTACGACACGCCGATGGGATTGGCGCCTTATGTAAGCTATGCGGAGTCGTTTACGCCGGTATCCGGCACCGATCGGTTGGGAAGCCTATTTCAACCCGAAACCGGCGTGCAGTACGAGGCAGGCCTCAAGTATCAGCCCGTTGGATCTCGAACCTCGATCACATTCGCGGCGTTCGATCTGACCCGCAGCAACGTGCTGACGCCCGACCCCGTAGATATCGATTTTCTCATCCAAACCGGCGAGATCCGAACGAAGGGCATCGAGGTCGAAGGCCTCGGCAATCTGACCGAGGAGATCACCTTCATCGCGACGTATACCTACAACGACGCTGAGGTCACGAAGAGCAACGACGTTGACCTCGGCAAGCGGCCGACCACCGTTCCCGCCCATATGGCATCGTTCTGGGGCAACTACGAGTTTAAGAATGGACCATTCGATGGGTTGAGCTTTGGAGCTGGCGTTCGCTACGTTGGCGATACTCCGGGAGACATGCTGAACACCTTCTACGTCCCATCTTACACGCTATGGGACACGGCCATTCGCTACGAGTTTCAGGACATGCTGTTCGCCATCAATGCAAACAATGTCTTCGATGAGGAATTCGTCTCGGTTTGCTACTCGGAGGGCAGCTGCTACTACGGAAATCGTCGATCTGTGATCGGCTCCGTCACTTACAAGTGGTAG
- a CDS encoding (2Fe-2S)-binding protein: MANLTVNGEKRTFSGDPNLPLLWYLRDEVALTGTKFGCGVGVCGACTIHLDGEAVRSCLTTIAMADGKSVTTIEGLSPDGEHAVQKAWRQLSVPQCGYCQAGQIMQAAALLTKNRAPSDEQIVEEMSGNLCRCGCYQRIHAAVRLAAGGV; this comes from the coding sequence ATGGCAAACCTCACCGTGAATGGAGAGAAGCGCACTTTCAGTGGCGATCCGAACTTGCCACTGCTCTGGTACCTGAGAGATGAGGTCGCTCTCACGGGCACCAAATTCGGCTGCGGCGTCGGCGTCTGCGGCGCCTGCACTATCCATCTCGATGGCGAGGCTGTGCGCTCCTGCTTGACGACGATCGCCATGGCGGACGGCAAGTCGGTCACGACCATCGAGGGCTTGAGCCCCGACGGCGAGCATGCCGTGCAGAAGGCATGGCGGCAGCTCAGCGTCCCCCAGTGCGGCTATTGCCAGGCCGGACAGATCATGCAGGCGGCGGCACTCCTCACCAAGAACCGCGCCCCCTCCGATGAGCAGATCGTGGAGGAGATGTCGGGCAATCTCTGCCGGTGCGGTTGCTATCAGCGCATCCACGCGGCGGTTCGTCTTGCGGCGGGAGGAGTTTGA
- a CDS encoding xanthine dehydrogenase family protein molybdopterin-binding subunit, translating into MLHYLEQEGRKAPTPPSTAIIENVSRRHFVGGVLAASGLVLAVRIAPASALEPLKPYPTGGQTMPHGYGMAHDPHVYVAIAPDGAVTIVAHRSEMGTGIRTSLPLVIADEMEADWSRVKLVQAPGDEPRYGNQDTDGSRSMRHFIQPMRECGAAMRQMLETAAATKWGVDVSRCRAKAHHVVQLDPAKKETGERLGFGALAEAAMALPVPARETLLFKTPDEFTLMRKGETKIVDLHDITTGKAVYGADIRLPGMKFAVMVRPAVVGGKVKSFDDAAAMKVPGVEAVHEIEGVFTVPRKFGQLGGIAVVASSTFAAIQGRDALQVEWDDGPNASYDSAAYSKAMAETAAKPGKVIRKQGDADAAFKAAKTTFTGEYHSQHLVQASMEPLVAVARIADGKAEVWAPIQSPYGARKDIAEALKMPIENVTVHVTLLGGGFGRKSKWDFMIEAALISQKLGGVPVLLQWTREDDIRHSFYHTTSVERIEMAIDDAGSVTGWRHRTVAPSIISTFQEDNGYQFPIEYGMGFVNTPFDIPNVSCENGPAMAHTRIGWYRSVSNIPRVFAVQSAVCEAAHQLGRDPKDFLLELIGPDRKLDPKALGFPEDFWNYGDPYEEFPIDTARLKHVVRIAAEKAGWGKKLPERHGLGIAAHVAWQTCVATVVHAAVDTDGTIRVPEATTAVDCGFYVNPERIRSQIEGAAVMGMSHALYSGITFKNGAVEQGNFSDFNIATMGNYPQSVTVHIVEAPPGTHAGGIGEPGLPPFAPALANAVFAATGKRLRNMPMGEKVT; encoded by the coding sequence ATGTTGCACTATCTGGAGCAGGAAGGGCGCAAGGCGCCAACGCCGCCATCGACAGCGATCATTGAGAACGTGAGCCGGCGCCACTTCGTTGGCGGGGTGCTGGCGGCGTCGGGTCTGGTTCTCGCGGTCCGCATTGCGCCCGCGAGCGCACTCGAGCCCCTGAAGCCCTACCCGACCGGCGGACAGACGATGCCGCACGGCTACGGCATGGCCCACGATCCGCACGTCTACGTCGCGATCGCCCCCGACGGCGCGGTCACCATCGTCGCGCACCGCTCCGAGATGGGCACCGGCATTAGAACGAGCCTCCCGCTAGTGATCGCCGACGAGATGGAGGCGGACTGGTCGCGCGTGAAGCTGGTGCAGGCGCCAGGTGATGAGCCGCGCTACGGCAACCAGGACACCGATGGCTCGCGCAGCATGCGCCATTTCATTCAACCCATGCGGGAATGCGGCGCCGCGATGCGGCAGATGCTGGAGACGGCGGCCGCCACCAAGTGGGGCGTCGATGTCTCGCGCTGCCGCGCGAAGGCGCATCACGTGGTGCAGCTCGATCCGGCGAAAAAGGAAACCGGGGAGAGGCTCGGCTTCGGCGCGCTGGCGGAAGCTGCCATGGCGCTACCCGTGCCGGCGCGTGAGACGCTACTTTTCAAGACGCCGGACGAATTCACGCTCATGCGCAAGGGCGAGACCAAGATCGTCGACCTTCACGACATCACCACCGGAAAGGCCGTTTACGGCGCCGACATCCGCTTGCCGGGCATGAAGTTCGCAGTGATGGTGCGACCGGCGGTCGTGGGCGGAAAGGTCAAATCCTTCGACGACGCCGCGGCCATGAAAGTGCCGGGCGTCGAAGCCGTCCACGAGATCGAGGGCGTATTTACTGTGCCGCGCAAGTTCGGCCAGCTCGGTGGCATTGCCGTCGTCGCCAGCTCGACATTCGCCGCCATCCAGGGCCGCGACGCTCTGCAGGTCGAATGGGATGACGGTCCCAACGCCAGCTACGACTCGGCCGCTTACAGTAAGGCCATGGCGGAGACGGCGGCGAAACCCGGCAAGGTGATCCGCAAACAGGGCGACGCCGATGCGGCCTTCAAGGCGGCAAAGACCACGTTCACCGGCGAGTACCACTCCCAGCATCTCGTGCAGGCGTCGATGGAACCGCTTGTCGCCGTCGCACGCATCGCCGACGGGAAGGCGGAGGTGTGGGCGCCCATTCAAAGCCCTTATGGCGCGCGCAAGGACATCGCCGAGGCGCTCAAAATGCCGATCGAGAATGTCACCGTGCATGTGACGCTGCTCGGCGGTGGCTTCGGGCGCAAGTCGAAGTGGGATTTCATGATCGAGGCGGCGCTCATCTCGCAGAAGCTCGGCGGCGTGCCGGTGCTGCTGCAGTGGACGCGCGAAGACGATATCCGCCACTCGTTCTACCACACGACATCGGTTGAGCGCATCGAGATGGCCATCGATGATGCGGGCAGCGTAACGGGTTGGCGGCATCGCACCGTGGCGCCCTCGATCATCTCGACTTTCCAGGAGGACAACGGCTACCAGTTCCCGATCGAGTACGGCATGGGCTTCGTGAACACGCCGTTCGACATCCCCAATGTCAGTTGCGAGAACGGCCCGGCGATGGCGCACACGCGCATCGGGTGGTATCGCTCGGTGTCGAACATCCCGCGCGTATTCGCGGTGCAGTCGGCCGTGTGCGAGGCGGCCCACCAGCTCGGCCGGGACCCGAAGGATTTCCTGCTCGAGCTCATCGGCCCCGATCGCAAGCTCGACCCCAAGGCCCTCGGGTTCCCCGAGGACTTCTGGAACTATGGCGATCCCTACGAGGAGTTCCCGATCGACACGGCGCGCCTCAAGCACGTCGTGCGCATCGCGGCCGAGAAGGCCGGCTGGGGTAAGAAGCTGCCCGAGCGGCATGGCCTCGGCATTGCCGCCCACGTCGCCTGGCAGACATGTGTCGCAACCGTCGTGCATGCGGCCGTCGACACGGATGGAACCATCCGCGTCCCGGAAGCCACGACGGCGGTCGATTGCGGCTTTTACGTCAATCCCGAGCGCATCCGCTCGCAAATCGAGGGCGCCGCCGTCATGGGCATGTCACACGCGCTCTACAGCGGCATCACCTTCAAGAACGGCGCCGTGGAGCAGGGCAACTTTTCAGACTTCAACATCGCCACGATGGGCAACTACCCGCAAAGCGTAACGGTGCACATCGTCGAGGCGCCTCCCGGCACGCACGCCGGCGGCATAGGAGAGCCGGGCCTGCCGCCGTTCGCGCCCGCGCTCGCTAATGCCGTTTTTGCCGCGACGGGCAAGCGTCTGCGCAACATGCCGATGGGCGAGAAGGTGACTTGA
- a CDS encoding ammonium transporter, whose translation MLPLNARSCSWLPLSLALVLVPTAALAAPNKGDTGFLMISTVLVLLMTIPGLALFYCGLVRTKNAISMLMQVFTIVCLVCVLWMLYGYSLAFTNGGQFNDWIGGFSKAFLRGVTPSSEAATFSNGVYVPEYAYVWFQMTFAAITPALIVGAFAERMKFSALIVFTVLWVTFVYFPVAHMVWYWAGPDTIANAAREVSQATGLARIDAQNHLDVVLHDAGLAFQWGAIDFAGGTVVHTNAGIAALVGAMILGPRVGYGREPMPPHSLTLAMVGASLLWVGWFGFNCGSNLEANGTAALAMGNTFGATATAALSWMFAEWATKGKPTMLGLITGAVAGLVAVTPASGFAGPMGALALGVVTGGVCFFFCTAVKSALGYDDSLDVFGVHCIGGIIGALGTGLLVNPHLGGTGVAEYVSRPGEAVATYVMSTQMLAQCKAVLLTLVWSGFGSAIIYLVLDYTIGLRPKYESERVGLDLTEHGERAYNDL comes from the coding sequence ATGCTGCCGCTCAACGCGAGGTCTTGCTCCTGGTTGCCGTTGAGCCTCGCGCTCGTGCTCGTGCCGACGGCGGCGCTCGCCGCTCCCAACAAGGGCGACACCGGCTTCCTGATGATCTCGACGGTGCTGGTCTTGTTGATGACCATCCCGGGCTTGGCGCTGTTCTACTGCGGCCTGGTGCGCACCAAGAACGCCATCAGCATGCTCATGCAGGTGTTCACGATCGTCTGCCTCGTGTGCGTCCTCTGGATGCTTTACGGCTACAGCCTCGCCTTCACGAACGGCGGCCAGTTCAACGACTGGATCGGCGGATTCTCGAAGGCCTTCCTGCGCGGCGTGACGCCAAGCTCGGAAGCGGCAACATTTTCCAACGGCGTCTACGTGCCCGAATACGCCTACGTCTGGTTTCAGATGACGTTCGCCGCTATCACGCCGGCGCTCATCGTCGGCGCCTTCGCCGAGCGCATGAAGTTCTCCGCGCTGATCGTGTTCACGGTTCTCTGGGTCACGTTCGTCTATTTCCCCGTCGCGCACATGGTCTGGTATTGGGCCGGTCCCGATACCATCGCCAATGCGGCGCGCGAGGTGTCGCAAGCGACGGGTCTCGCCAGGATCGACGCGCAGAACCACCTCGACGTGGTCCTGCACGATGCCGGCTTGGCCTTCCAATGGGGGGCCATTGACTTCGCCGGCGGGACGGTGGTGCACACCAATGCCGGCATCGCCGCTCTCGTCGGCGCGATGATCCTCGGGCCCCGCGTGGGTTATGGCCGGGAGCCGATGCCACCGCATTCCTTGACGCTTGCGATGGTTGGCGCTTCGCTCCTGTGGGTCGGATGGTTCGGCTTCAACTGCGGCTCGAACCTTGAGGCGAACGGCACAGCCGCGCTCGCCATGGGCAACACGTTCGGCGCCACGGCGACGGCGGCGCTTTCCTGGATGTTCGCCGAGTGGGCGACCAAAGGTAAGCCGACGATGCTCGGGCTGATCACCGGCGCCGTCGCCGGCCTCGTCGCCGTGACACCGGCTTCCGGGTTCGCCGGCCCGATGGGCGCCCTGGCACTCGGCGTCGTCACCGGCGGCGTCTGCTTCTTCTTCTGCACGGCGGTGAAAAGCGCCCTCGGCTACGACGACAGCCTCGATGTGTTTGGCGTCCATTGCATCGGCGGCATCATCGGCGCGCTCGGCACTGGCCTGCTGGTCAATCCGCACCTCGGCGGCACCGGTGTAGCCGAGTATGTCTCGCGGCCGGGCGAGGCGGTGGCCACTTATGTGATGAGCACGCAGATGCTGGCGCAGTGCAAAGCCGTGCTCCTGACGCTGGTGTGGTCCGGCTTCGGCTCCGCCATCATCTACTTGGTCCTGGACTACACGATCGGCTTGCGTCCCAAATATGAAAGCGAGCGTGTCGGCCTTGATCTTACGGAGCACGGCGAGCGGGCCTACAACGATCTATGA
- a CDS encoding SEL1-like repeat protein: MGRRDEPELDELSKLLRRLETMEVAPRQESSRKPEPDAAQPQAEYVGALRGAAPAKVSDDRRGSSHDKGAHRGLDAQSQADGNARSSSTTAIVIGATTAAVVSSVIVAGLVMWTNGGQKNDDERRLTFYAPSGPAAKAPAARPTDSSPPTNAQVLLQRADTYLRSGKPGEARIVLEQAAQLGSGVAALTLGAMYDPGRTTQFSNLEIKADPTVARAWYERAKDLGVAEANDRLEELAAR, translated from the coding sequence ATGGGGCGCCGTGACGAACCGGAACTGGATGAACTATCGAAGCTGCTGAGGCGCCTCGAGACCATGGAGGTCGCGCCCAGGCAGGAGAGTTCGCGCAAGCCCGAGCCCGATGCTGCTCAGCCGCAGGCCGAGTATGTTGGCGCGTTGCGCGGCGCTGCGCCCGCCAAAGTTTCCGATGACCGGCGCGGATCATCTCACGACAAAGGTGCGCATCGCGGGCTCGACGCGCAGTCGCAAGCCGACGGGAACGCGCGCTCATCCAGCACGACGGCGATTGTCATCGGCGCAACGACGGCGGCCGTCGTGTCATCGGTCATCGTTGCCGGCCTCGTGATGTGGACCAACGGCGGTCAAAAGAACGACGACGAGCGCCGCCTGACGTTCTACGCGCCCTCCGGGCCGGCTGCGAAAGCGCCTGCAGCCCGGCCCACGGATTCCTCGCCGCCGACGAACGCACAGGTGCTTCTGCAGCGCGCCGATACATACCTGCGCAGCGGCAAGCCCGGCGAGGCGCGGATCGTGCTGGAGCAGGCGGCGCAGCTCGGCTCAGGCGTTGCCGCACTGACGCTGGGCGCCATGTATGATCCTGGCCGTACCACCCAGTTCAGCAACCTCGAGATCAAAGCCGATCCGACCGTGGCACGTGCGTGGTACGAGCGCGCCAAGGACCTCGGCGTCGCCGAGGCTAACGATCGCTTGGAAGAACTCGCCGCGAGATGA
- a CDS encoding dynamin family protein produces MGEGYINGARAFGLGPALRVPAPTDEDEVGASLATAQQQIVNCGRSLAGLVEPAGQALIGEAINRLGQQVFRIAVVGQIKSGKSSFINAFARQPRLLPTDVTPWTTTVTHLHFGGRKPASGAASFQFFSAEEWRDLANGDRRIRELTRRLDPDFAPDLLHRHVEAMKQRAVMRLGRDFAELLGSAHSFESFNTELLARYVCSGDFAGNSSLGQFADITKQADLYFDGGPFAFPVTLTDTPGTNDPFLIRDEITRRSLESGDLYIVVLTARQPLSEADVNLMRLMHGLSSERIIVFVNRVDDFTDVGYDLAEVLMYVEKKLHANFPGARIPVVAGSAAWANGALKGDDETLSRLMQRSSLGYLADIGLVHPQDLTPDALHDAGSRERLRGALFAASGLPAMYRAVADSMVSSHVAHMQMQTARWFGDMANASAKAANFELESSRAEVPSAGVRASDERIALERETGVLNEVAANMERSAKNIDLQFSTIIGEEMTDLRRALQAVVDAHAAKERDVLIATLEGGRAPRTWTLESVALRRALATDFKARFDDAAARVLELQSKVAPELARLMSLIAPEISMPTEPEKRLLLIPPPSTAALSRFVALDIEDSWWSSLWKGRTSPSAYGEQIESLIKEEFQPVADDLVATAERVLSTYAMTSSKWSFALCTNIIQAVTRRRVQLIGKLGGDAQAPAPRSDDLVRERKLQTQSLTDRLKRCGALNHQLEIIVHDLGSRRQRQTEMAQ; encoded by the coding sequence ATGGGGGAAGGCTACATCAACGGCGCGCGAGCGTTTGGCCTCGGGCCGGCGTTGCGCGTACCGGCGCCGACCGACGAAGATGAAGTCGGTGCTTCATTGGCGACAGCGCAGCAGCAGATCGTCAACTGCGGACGATCGCTCGCCGGGCTCGTGGAACCGGCCGGGCAGGCGCTCATCGGCGAGGCCATCAATCGGCTGGGCCAGCAGGTATTCCGCATCGCCGTCGTTGGGCAGATCAAGTCCGGCAAGAGCTCATTCATCAACGCGTTCGCACGCCAGCCGAGGCTGCTGCCGACCGACGTCACGCCATGGACGACGACCGTCACCCATCTGCACTTCGGCGGCCGCAAGCCGGCGTCGGGCGCCGCGTCGTTCCAATTCTTTTCTGCCGAGGAATGGCGCGATCTCGCCAACGGCGACCGACGCATCCGCGAGCTGACACGGCGTTTGGATCCGGACTTTGCGCCGGACCTGCTGCACCGCCACGTCGAAGCGATGAAGCAGCGCGCCGTCATGCGGCTCGGAAGGGATTTTGCGGAGTTGCTTGGCAGTGCGCACAGCTTCGAGAGCTTCAACACCGAGCTATTGGCGCGCTACGTCTGCTCCGGCGACTTCGCCGGCAACTCCTCGCTCGGTCAATTTGCGGACATCACCAAGCAGGCCGACCTCTATTTCGATGGGGGGCCATTTGCCTTTCCTGTGACGCTCACCGACACGCCGGGCACCAACGATCCGTTCCTCATCCGCGACGAGATCACCCGGCGCAGCCTCGAATCCGGCGACCTCTACATCGTCGTGCTCACCGCGCGCCAGCCGTTGTCGGAAGCCGACGTCAATCTCATGCGTCTCATGCATGGGCTGAGCAGCGAACGGATCATCGTGTTCGTCAACCGCGTCGATGACTTCACCGATGTCGGGTACGACCTCGCCGAAGTCCTGATGTACGTGGAGAAGAAGCTGCACGCCAACTTCCCGGGCGCGCGGATCCCCGTCGTCGCCGGCAGCGCCGCGTGGGCCAATGGCGCGCTCAAGGGGGACGATGAGACCCTCAGTCGCCTGATGCAACGTTCCTCGCTCGGCTACCTCGCCGACATCGGCCTCGTGCACCCGCAAGATTTAACGCCGGATGCACTGCACGATGCCGGCAGTCGCGAGCGGCTGCGCGGCGCCCTCTTTGCTGCCTCGGGCCTTCCCGCCATGTATCGGGCTGTGGCCGACTCCATGGTCTCCAGTCACGTGGCGCACATGCAGATGCAGACGGCCCGCTGGTTCGGCGACATGGCGAACGCCAGCGCCAAAGCCGCCAACTTCGAGCTGGAGTCTTCGCGCGCCGAGGTCCCGTCGGCGGGGGTGCGCGCTTCCGACGAGCGCATTGCGCTTGAGCGGGAGACCGGTGTGCTCAACGAGGTCGCCGCCAACATGGAGCGATCGGCAAAGAACATCGACCTGCAGTTTTCCACGATCATCGGCGAGGAAATGACCGACCTGCGCCGGGCGCTGCAAGCGGTCGTCGACGCCCATGCCGCCAAGGAGCGCGACGTGCTCATTGCGACGCTGGAAGGGGGACGCGCGCCGCGCACCTGGACCTTGGAAAGCGTTGCGCTGCGGCGCGCGCTGGCCACGGACTTCAAGGCTCGCTTTGACGATGCTGCGGCACGCGTCCTCGAGCTGCAGAGCAAGGTAGCGCCGGAATTGGCGAGGCTCATGAGCTTGATCGCCCCCGAGATCTCCATGCCGACCGAACCGGAGAAGCGCTTGCTGCTCATTCCGCCGCCGTCGACAGCAGCGCTCAGCCGCTTCGTTGCCTTGGACATCGAGGATTCCTGGTGGTCGTCGCTATGGAAAGGGCGCACCTCGCCGAGCGCTTACGGCGAGCAGATCGAGAGCCTCATCAAAGAGGAGTTCCAGCCGGTTGCCGACGATCTCGTCGCCACCGCCGAGCGCGTATTGAGCACCTACGCGATGACGTCGTCCAAATGGTCGTTTGCCCTATGCACCAACATCATCCAAGCCGTCACGCGCCGCCGAGTGCAACTGATCGGGAAGCTTGGCGGCGATGCGCAGGCTCCGGCTCCCCGAAGCGACGACCTTGTTCGCGAACGTAAGCTACAGACGCAGTCTCTGACCGATCGGCTGAAGCGGTGCGGGGCCCTCAACCACCAACTCGAAATCATCGTCCATGATCTGGGCTCGCGGCGGCAGCGCCAGACCGAGATGGCGCAATGA
- a CDS encoding dynamin family protein — MTGSAYDLLTALREARRQLESLHRYDRALAACAAGLARMEAVLARPPRVVILGEVNSGKTSVADLLLGVGLLPSSVVANTRLPVLIRYAETTTLHAIGGNTRLLLTNEDLDALPASVELKALEIGLPSERLTEFEILDTPALSEAGGMNVDGDIRIWCTVATRAWTESERAFWSALPRRSWRNALLVATHKDALEDPGDALKIEWRLRAGAGDMFRDVILVSAIDAGKSRRTNGRTSDASAISLLGQVRVWAAEIRDRRARKVERIVRRLARLTFHQLARARLKSTEASVLRDWEADCASLLGGLGSAPDDLGEVMHEMLRRFARSLELAHPGSIERDDHWPAAADDRYRRVPRQGMPARRYAGLIAADLTALLRFELARSALRDPSLFADYAAARAVLLPLARLDVEFDRLESLLASGSKNEVAVAGAPPDQALLALSRTR, encoded by the coding sequence ATGACCGGCAGCGCTTACGACCTTTTGACGGCATTGCGGGAGGCACGCCGCCAACTCGAAAGCCTGCACCGCTACGATCGGGCACTGGCGGCTTGTGCCGCCGGTTTGGCGCGCATGGAAGCGGTGCTGGCGCGGCCACCGCGCGTGGTCATCCTCGGCGAGGTCAATTCGGGAAAGACTTCGGTTGCCGACCTGCTGCTCGGGGTAGGACTGCTTCCTTCAAGCGTCGTCGCTAACACTCGGCTGCCGGTTCTCATCCGCTATGCAGAGACGACGACACTCCACGCGATCGGCGGCAATACGCGCCTGTTGCTGACCAACGAGGATCTCGACGCGCTGCCGGCGAGTGTGGAGCTCAAGGCCCTGGAGATCGGCCTGCCCAGCGAACGTTTGACCGAATTCGAGATCCTCGACACGCCGGCGTTGTCCGAGGCCGGCGGCATGAATGTCGACGGCGACATTCGCATTTGGTGCACCGTGGCGACGCGCGCTTGGACGGAAAGCGAGCGAGCCTTCTGGTCCGCACTTCCGCGCCGCAGCTGGCGCAATGCCCTGCTCGTGGCCACCCACAAGGATGCTCTTGAGGATCCAGGCGACGCTCTAAAGATAGAGTGGCGGCTACGCGCAGGGGCCGGCGACATGTTCCGCGACGTCATCCTCGTGTCTGCTATCGACGCAGGGAAGTCTCGGCGCACCAACGGACGCACGTCCGACGCCAGCGCGATCAGCCTCCTCGGACAGGTTCGCGTCTGGGCCGCGGAAATCCGTGACCGGCGTGCGCGTAAAGTCGAAAGGATCGTGCGGCGACTGGCACGATTGACCTTCCATCAGCTGGCACGCGCCCGGCTGAAATCCACCGAGGCCAGTGTTCTCAGGGATTGGGAAGCCGATTGTGCTAGCCTGCTAGGTGGCCTTGGTAGCGCGCCCGATGACCTTGGCGAGGTCATGCATGAGATGTTGCGGCGGTTCGCGCGATCGTTGGAGCTGGCGCATCCCGGCAGTATTGAGCGTGACGACCACTGGCCTGCTGCGGCCGACGACAGATACCGGCGCGTTCCCCGGCAGGGGATGCCGGCGCGGCGGTACGCCGGACTGATCGCCGCCGACCTCACCGCGCTATTGCGTTTTGAGCTTGCGCGCTCCGCCCTACGCGATCCAAGCTTATTTGCCGACTACGCTGCCGCGCGAGCAGTCCTGCTGCCTCTCGCCCGGCTCGACGTCGAATTCGATAGACTGGAAAGCCTGCTGGCTTCTGGCAGCAAGAACGAAGTTGCAGTCGCCGGCGCGCCTCCCGATCAAGCGCTGCTGGCCCTCTCGCGCACTCGCTGA